A genomic window from Sphingobacterium spiritivorum includes:
- a CDS encoding DUF4349 domain-containing protein: MKNVQRILLIGSAVLVLFSCNKLSDSSKVALSEPDAAEPMALNLEDLSEPNAAVDAAAKVSLVVPQKKIIKTGSVSVESRDVAKSKKDLDALVSKHKGFYEEETLSKGNSIASYNLNIRIPVQGYDSFIAELEGGKDNITSKSIQSQDMTGQYYDLDSRLKSKKAYLQRYTELLSKARNVKEILEIEEQIRVIQEEIDATAASLKSLNEQVAYSTLSVYLYQEQSNISIGADSFGTKLVDAVRFGWTALETFFIILIRIWPFLLIGVLGFVFIRKYKKRRKQ, from the coding sequence ATGAAAAATGTACAACGAATCTTGTTAATAGGATCAGCAGTACTGGTCCTATTTTCGTGTAATAAGCTTTCGGACTCTTCTAAGGTCGCTTTGTCCGAGCCTGATGCCGCAGAACCTATGGCGCTGAATCTGGAAGATCTGAGTGAACCGAATGCTGCAGTTGATGCGGCGGCAAAGGTGAGTCTGGTTGTGCCCCAGAAAAAAATCATCAAGACAGGATCTGTTTCTGTAGAATCCCGGGATGTAGCGAAAAGTAAAAAAGATCTCGATGCGCTGGTCAGCAAACATAAAGGGTTCTATGAAGAAGAGACACTTTCAAAAGGAAATTCAATAGCCTCGTATAATCTTAATATCCGGATTCCTGTACAAGGCTATGATTCATTCATTGCAGAACTGGAAGGTGGGAAGGACAATATTACAAGTAAGAGTATTCAGTCTCAGGATATGACCGGGCAGTATTATGATCTGGACTCGCGGCTGAAAAGCAAAAAAGCCTATCTCCAGCGGTATACAGAACTGCTTAGTAAAGCCCGGAATGTCAAGGAGATCTTAGAGATTGAGGAGCAGATACGGGTTATTCAGGAAGAAATTGATGCAACGGCTGCTTCTCTCAAATCTTTAAATGAACAGGTCGCATACAGTACGCTTTCTGTCTATCTCTATCAGGAACAATCCAATATTTCCATCGGGGCAGACAGCTTTGGCACCAAGCTGGTGGATGCGGTTCGTTTCGGATGGACGGCGTTGGAAACCTTTTTTATTATCCTGATTCGTATCTGGCCGTTTTTACTGATCGGAGTATTGGGATTTGTATTTATCCGCAAATATAAAAAGCGCAGGAAACAATAA
- the miaE gene encoding tRNA-(ms[2]io[6]A)-hydroxylase: protein MLGLKLLTDPRWANIAESNLEEILTDHAWCEQKAATNAISLITYNSEHEDLVHELTAIAIEEMQHFQMVIEIIRERGYTLGRERKDDYVGQLMKFSKKDGSRNMAFIDRLLFAAMIEARSCERFRVLSQNIKDQDLARFYHDLMVSEANHYTTFLNFARKYSTDVDVDKRWKEWLTFEGELIQSYGNKELIHG, encoded by the coding sequence CCGTTGGGCAAATATTGCAGAATCTAATTTAGAGGAGATTCTTACAGATCACGCCTGGTGCGAACAAAAAGCAGCAACAAATGCTATTTCTCTGATTACTTATAACTCTGAACATGAGGATCTTGTGCATGAATTGACGGCAATTGCTATTGAAGAAATGCAGCATTTTCAGATGGTTATTGAGATTATCCGGGAAAGAGGGTATACGCTGGGAAGAGAGCGTAAGGATGACTACGTAGGTCAGCTGATGAAGTTTTCAAAGAAAGACGGAAGCCGTAATATGGCTTTTATTGATCGTCTCCTTTTTGCCGCTATGATAGAAGCCAGAAGCTGTGAACGGTTCAGGGTATTATCTCAAAATATCAAGGATCAGGATCTTGCCAGATTCTACCATGATCTGATGGTCTCTGAGGCGAATCATTATACTACATTTCTGAATTTTGCCAGAAAATATTCTACAGATGTAGATGTTGATAAACGTTGGAAGGAGTGGCTGACATTTGAAGGAGAATTGATTCAGAGTTACGGCAACAAAGAGCTTATTCACGGGTAA
- a CDS encoding LLM class flavin-dependent oxidoreductase: MELGIGMFGDLQIDPATGKIQAPQERLHQIIEEVKLMDEVGLDFFGMGEHHRSDYAVAAPEIILAAAASVTKNIKLGSAVSVLSSADPVKLYQDFATVDLLSNGRAEIMAGRGSFIESFPLFGFKLEDYSELFEEKLDLLLRINKQQTVNWTGKFRPSLINQEIFPRAVHNELPIWIAVGGTTSSVIRAGKLGLPVMFAIIGGAAEQFQPLFEMYRQAYEDNGHDMSKFQVGVHMHAFFGEDSRKVSEYYYPVYAAQMNRIGKSRNWPPYQRSQYDFGRSIHGHLIIGSENEAIEKILHVQEMFGLTRFSAHMDVGSPDHDMMMKSIEIFGTKIAPAVKKALAKAE, from the coding sequence ATGGAATTAGGAATAGGAATGTTTGGGGATCTTCAAATAGATCCTGCTACCGGCAAGATACAGGCTCCACAGGAGCGTTTACATCAAATTATTGAAGAGGTCAAGCTGATGGATGAAGTCGGTCTGGATTTCTTCGGAATGGGAGAGCACCACCGTTCAGATTATGCTGTAGCTGCTCCGGAAATTATTTTAGCGGCGGCAGCATCCGTTACTAAAAATATCAAATTGGGAAGTGCAGTTTCTGTATTAAGTTCTGCAGATCCGGTTAAGTTATATCAGGATTTTGCTACCGTAGATTTACTTTCCAACGGTCGTGCCGAAATCATGGCCGGCAGAGGTTCTTTTATTGAATCATTTCCATTATTCGGGTTTAAATTAGAAGATTACAGTGAGCTTTTTGAAGAGAAATTAGACTTATTGCTTCGTATCAATAAACAACAAACGGTTAACTGGACCGGTAAGTTCAGGCCATCCCTCATTAATCAGGAAATTTTTCCGAGAGCTGTGCACAATGAACTTCCGATCTGGATCGCAGTCGGAGGTACGACTTCTTCTGTTATCCGTGCCGGTAAATTAGGACTTCCTGTTATGTTTGCGATAATCGGAGGAGCTGCTGAACAGTTTCAGCCTTTGTTCGAAATGTACCGCCAGGCATACGAAGATAATGGACATGATATGAGTAAATTTCAGGTAGGGGTACACATGCATGCCTTCTTTGGTGAAGACAGCAGAAAAGTATCGGAATACTACTATCCTGTATATGCAGCTCAGATGAACAGAATAGGTAAGAGCCGCAACTGGCCTCCTTACCAAAGATCACAATATGATTTTGGTCGTTCTATCCATGGACACCTGATCATAGGAAGTGAGAATGAAGCCATAGAAAAAATCCTTCATGTACAGGAAATGTTTGGTTTGACACGTTTCTCAGCACATATGGATGTCGGTAGTCCGGATCACGATATGATGATGAAATCCATTGAAATATTCGGTACAAAAATAGCTCCTGCTGTTAAAAAAGCATTAGCCAAAGCCGAATAA
- the rlmN gene encoding 23S rRNA (adenine(2503)-C(2))-methyltransferase RlmN: protein MAVKSNIIDIRSLTLDQLKQKLVEMGEQGFRAKQIYEWLWQKSCTDFDEMSNLSKALRDTLKANFAINAVTVKESQVSSDRTIKSSFWLYDNNVIEGVLIPTTDRMTACVSSQVGCSLTCKFCATGYMDRKRNLNADEIYDQVVLISKQAEEKYGQPLTNIVYMGMGEPLLNYANMMKSVERITSPDGLNMAAKRITVSTAGIAKMIKKLGDDGVKFNLALSLHAANDQKRNEIMPINEQNTLKALAEALKYFYLKTKSPITFEYIVFNNFNDELEDAKELARFCKHVPSKVNLIEYNPISLADFTNADADKIDVFAEYLRSQGIITNVRRSRGKDIDAACGQLAIKEEEAV, encoded by the coding sequence GTGGCAGTAAAAAGTAACATCATCGACATCAGAAGTTTAACACTCGATCAGCTGAAGCAAAAGTTAGTTGAAATGGGAGAGCAGGGATTCCGCGCCAAGCAGATATATGAATGGCTGTGGCAGAAATCCTGTACTGACTTTGATGAAATGAGTAACCTGAGTAAAGCATTGAGAGACACATTAAAGGCAAATTTTGCTATTAATGCCGTGACTGTCAAAGAATCACAGGTCAGTTCGGACAGAACTATAAAAAGCTCTTTCTGGCTTTATGATAACAATGTTATTGAAGGAGTACTTATTCCTACTACCGATCGTATGACTGCATGTGTCAGTTCTCAGGTGGGATGTAGTCTTACCTGTAAATTTTGCGCAACCGGATATATGGATCGCAAACGCAACCTGAATGCGGATGAAATATACGATCAGGTTGTATTGATCAGCAAACAGGCTGAAGAAAAATACGGACAACCCCTGACAAATATTGTGTATATGGGTATGGGCGAGCCTTTGCTTAACTATGCCAATATGATGAAGTCTGTCGAACGGATTACCTCTCCCGACGGATTGAATATGGCCGCTAAGCGGATCACTGTATCTACAGCAGGTATTGCCAAAATGATCAAAAAACTGGGTGATGATGGTGTGAAGTTTAATCTGGCACTATCTTTACATGCCGCCAATGATCAGAAGCGTAATGAAATCATGCCTATAAATGAGCAGAATACACTGAAAGCTCTTGCTGAGGCACTGAAATACTTCTACCTGAAAACCAAAAGCCCGATCACCTTTGAGTATATTGTCTTTAATAATTTTAATGATGAGCTTGAAGATGCGAAGGAGCTGGCCCGTTTTTGTAAACATGTCCCCAGCAAAGTCAATCTGATTGAGTATAACCCCATATCATTAGCAGATTTTACCAATGCTGATGCTGATAAAATAGATGTTTTCGCAGAATATCTGCGTAGTCAGGGCATCATCACAAATGTACGCCGTAGCAGAGGTAAAGATATAGATGCTGCCTGCGGACAGTTAGCGATCAAAGAAGAAGAAGCTGTATAG